AGCTCGGTGCCGTAGCGGAGCGTCGTGGGCGGGACCAGCAACAGGTCGGCCTCACCGGGAGTCACACCATGCCGGAAGCAGCGCCCGGTCAGCAACCCCGCCACGCTGGTCACGTCCCCGAAGGTCACGTTTGGAATAGACCGTACTTCCAGATCCAACCCGGCGATCTGTCGCAGTGGTTCTACCGCCAGGTCCAGGGTAGGTGCGAACAGTGAACCCGTAGCCAGAATCACCTTCATCGGCTGCGGCAGCTCGCGGGGCAGGTCTTGCGGCAAACCCTCAGTCAGAAAATCACGCACCATCCCTACGCCGTTTTCCAGCATGGGGAAGCCCTCGTACTCCTCTTCGCTGGGCAGCGGCTCGCCGGCCAGCAGGTAAAACTCGTCACTGGGAAACACGAAGCGGGTTCCCTTTTCTTCCAAGAAACGCCGCCGCCACACGTTCAACCGCCGGATGGTGTCACGGGCCTCGTCGGCGCGGAAGGTCCGAACGTCCGGCAGATTCTTACGGTGCCCGGTCAGACCGATGGGAACCACCGCCGTGGAAATCACGTTGGGACGGCTGGCCAGATATTCCACCGTCGCGTCCAGCTCGTCGCCGTCGTTGCGTTCAGGCAGCAGCACCACCTGGGTGTACAGGTCTATTCCCGAGAGGCGCTCAATCATGCCTTTGACGTCCACAGCCTGCTCGTCTTTGACCTTCAGCTTCCACCAGTTCATGATGTCCTGGCGGAGTTCCTGGTTGGTGGTGTGGACCGAAACATACAGCGGCGAGAGGTTCTCGTTCAGGATGCGCCCAATATCGGCTTCAGTCAGGTTGGTCATGGTCACGAACGACCCGAACAAAAAGGACAGCCGGTAGTCGTCGTCCATGATGTACAGGCTCTTGCGGAAGCCACGGGGCATCTGGTGGATGTAGCAAAAATCGCACTTGTTGGCGCATTTCTTGATGCCATCGAACAGCACGTCCTCAAACTCAATGCCAGGGTCTTCCCAGCTCACGGTAAACGTGAACACCTGATCGAACTCAGGCAGCGGCGGCTGACCCACGGGTCGCCAGGTCTTGTCCTTGCCGATCCCCGGCATCCCGAACGGCACCGGCTGCAGCGCCGCCGGACGCCCGATTTCCAGCTCCACGTCGCCTTCGGTCAGGATGCGGCGGTAGGCCAGCACGTCGGTTACGGCCTGACCATTCATACGCAGCAGCATGTCACCCGGTTGTATTCCGGCCTTTTCAGCAGGGCCATACGGCTCCAGAGATTTGATGCGGGCCGGAAAAATTTCGGTGTCGGGCACGGGGAGGGTCTGAGCCGTCATGGTGGCTCCTTTCTGGCAGGGCCGGGATGGGAGAAAAAATCAGCGGGCAAGCGGGCGGAACAAGAGCCGCCAGACAATCGCAGAAGTATAGCGGGCGGACAGGCAGCGCAGTGTGAGCCGGGAGTGACTTCGGCGCGGAGCCCATAAGTCGGCTCTGGCCTCACCTCTTAACTGAGTTCATCCACGCCCTCCAGCAGCGCCGCCAACCCCTCTTCCGCTCCCATTCGCAGGCTGAGACTGGCAGCCGGAGTCAGCTCGGTAGCCTCTGGGTTGATCTCGATCACCCGCCCCCCACCCCGCAGCGTTTCCAGGGCCAGTCCCGCTGCCGGATACACCACACTGCTGGTCCCGATAATCAGGGCCACCTCCGCTTCAGCAAACGCCTGCTCGGCGGCAGCCAGTGCGTCTTCCGGCAAGAATTCTCCAAACCACACCACATGGGGACGCATGCGGTGGCCCGCTGGGGACCGCGGCGGCAGAATCAAGTCAGCGGGGGCCGGGAGACTATGAATGATGCCGGTTACCTCGTCACGGGCCTGCGACAGATTGCCGTGAAGTTCGACCAGCCGACCACCCAGGCTGCCGCTGCCGGCGCGGGCGTGCAGGCCGTCTACATTCTGGGTTGCCAGAAAGAATCCAGCCCCTTTGCGGCGCTCCAGCTCGGCCAGCCAGGTATGGCCCCCGTTAGGCTGCGCCGCAGACACGTCGCGGTAGCGGCCCGCGTACCATGCCCAGACCGTATCAGGGTCGTGGGCATACGCCTGTGGGCTGGCCAGGTCTTCGGGCCGGAACCGTGCCCAGTGGCCGCTCTGGGCCTCGCGGAAAGTGGGAATACCGCTGGCCGCACTGACCCCAGCTCCGGTCAGCACGGCGACATGGGCCGCTGACTGAAGGACTTGACGGGCGGCGGCAAGGTCCAGGGAAGCAGGGTTCATAGCGTCAGCCTAAAGCAGTTCACTGACGGGCACAGCAAATAAGGACACGTCTCCAGTCTGCTCCAACGCTTACTGGGCCGACCACCTGAGTGCCGACCTGCTTCTCAGAGACGCGAAAACATCTTCACAGATTTGTGATTTCTTGATGATAGCCTGAGCCTGATTATCCGTCACAGGAGGCTCTATGCGATATATGAAGATTTCTTACCTGACCCTGGCGCTTGGATGGAGTGCCGCCCTGCTGGGCAGTGGCTCGGCGCAAACGTTGATCGACACCTCGGCTGCCATTGGCGTGAACAACACCCTGCAGAGCATCAGCGGACCGGGCACCAATATCGTGCCACAGGTTCAAGAGCGCCTGAACGGCATCATGGAAGGCCAGCAGGCCGCCCAGGCAGGTGTCTTGGCCCCTGCTGCAGTGAGCGCTACAGGCACCCCGGCCGTCCAGCCGGAATACCTGCCGCTCACGGGCGAGCAACGCACTGCACTGCAAGGCGCCTACACCGCTCTGGAACAGGGGGGCGCCGGGGCGGCCCGCAGTGCCTTCGAAGCCCTCATTTCCCAGAATTACCGTCACCCCGAAGCCCACTTCGGGCTGGCACTGGCCCTGCTGGCCCAGGGACAGACCGAAGCGGCCCGCTTTGAGCTGGGCCAGCTGGTGCAACTGGCTCCTAACCGCTTTGAAGGCCCCTACAACCTAGGCGTGCTGGCCGTGCAGGCGGCGGACTATACGGCTGCACGTGGCTACTTTGAGCAGGCCGCTCAACTGGCCAAGACCACTGGCAACGAAGACGTACAGCTCTATGTGCTAGACGCTTTGGCCTCCGAGCAGGCGCGCGCCCAGGACTGGGCTGGCCTACGGGCCACGCTGGGCGAAATGGTCACGCTGGCCCCTGGCGATGCGGAACTGCAGCTGCGCCTGGCCCAGGCCCAAGCCCTGCTCGGCGAGGGCGTGGCCGCACTTCCCGGAGCTTATCAGGCGCTGGGCAGTGCTCAGACCCAGGTCAGCGCGGCGCTGCTGCTGGCCGATATCTATCTGGCCCAGGGCTTGCCGGAACGCGGTCTGGGAGAAGTGGACCGCGTTCTGGCGACCACCACCGACCCGGCCAGCCGCGCTCCTTTGTTGCTGCGCCGCGCTGCCCTGCTGGGCGTGGTCGGCCAGCTGGATGAAGCCGTGACGGCTGCCGCTCAGGGCGTGCGCCTAAACAACAAAGACGCTGGCGCCTGGGCCTTGCTGGGCAATCTACGCAGCCGCGCTGGGCAGACCCAGCAGGCCTTGCAGGCCTACCGCGAAGCTGCCCTGCTGGAACCGCGCAGCGCCGCCTACCGCACCGAGCTGGCCACGCTGCGCCTGCGTCTGAACCGCTACGCCGAAGCCCGCCGCGACGCTGAGCTGGCTCTGAACCTGGAGCCTGACGCCGTGAGCCGCGCCCGCGCCGAACTGGTTCTGGGCCTGCTGGACTACCGCAGCGACCGCTACGCTTCAGCCGCCAACCTGCTGCGGGCCAGCGCCTCTAGCCTGCCGACTGCCGAAACCTGGCTGTGGCTGGGACTGAGTGAATACCAGTTGGGCAACTACACCGCTGCCGCTGAAGCACTGGGCCAGAGCGTCAGCCTGGACCCTGCACCGCTGGCCCGCCTGAATCTAGGATCGGCTCTGCTGGCCTCTGGCCGGGCTGCCGAAGCCGAGGTGATCTTGCAAGCACTCGTCACAGAGACGCCTGGAAATGCTCAGGCCTGGTATGTCCTGGGACTGGCCCAGCGTGAACAGGGACGCGCAGCCGATGCCCGCCGCACCCTGGGAACCGCCGCCGAGCTGGGAAGCGCTGCTGCCCGTGGAGCACTGGAATGAGTCGCCTTCAGGGGCGCAGCCGCTGGCCTGACATCCTGATCGGCCTGGTCGTTCTGGGGCTACTCATCGGATTCGCCACGCTGCTGTTCGGACAGAATCGCGCCGAAACCACCACCGCAGTCACCCAGGTCGAAACCGCCCCAGCCATTCCGGCTGCGCCAGGCACCGCAACCACCACGACCACTCAGACCACCGAAACCACCACCACAAGTGATGAAGCCGGCGAAGAGAGTGGTGTTGAGGGTGAGGAGGAAGACGGGGAACCCAGTGTGACCCAAGCTCCCGAAGTGACGGAACCTGAGCAGCCGGATGTCGAAATTACGCCCGCACCTGCTCAAACCGAGGCGGCACCGACCATCACCGACCCAGAGCCAGCGACGAGCACCGAGCCATCCACCGAAACGACTCCTGCCCCTGCCGCCAGCGCAGCCGTGACACCGCGTCCTGGTGGCGCCGTACCGACCAGCGCCAGCCGAGTTCCCAACCGCAACGAATACCGTATCAGTCTGGGCGGCTTTGGCACTTCGGCGCAGGCTGTTCAGCGGACCGCGCAGGTGGCGGCCCTGGGCTACACCGTGTACTCCATTGACCTGGGCGATCAGGTGGTGGCCCAGGTCGGCCCCTTCGAGAACTCAGCTGCCGCGCAGCGGGCACTGGCAGACATCCAGCGGGCCTACCCCGGCGCGGCTCTCTTTGCTCCCCGCCCTGGGGCTACGGCACCTGCTCCAACTCCCGATGCTCCGGCACCTGGCACGCCGACTACCAGTGCCCCTACACCAGCACCTGCCCCACGTGCACCAGCTGCAGCACCTGTACCGACGCCACGGCCCAGTACGTCAGCTCCGACCCCGACACCGCAGCCCGCGACCCCGGCTCCAGCACCCGCTCAGCCAGCGCCCCGTCCGGCGACTCCCGCGCCAACGCCTGCTGCTCCGGCCCCCACTCAGAGCACCCCAGCGCCGGCCCAGAGCACTCCCGCGCAACCTGCTCCCACACCAGCTACGCCGGCACCGGCAGCCGCCACCGGCCCGGTTTACCTGCAAGTCGGAGCCTTCGACGACGCCGACCGTGCCCAGCAGTTGGTCAGCGATCTGCAAGGACAGGGATTCAATCCCAGCGTCAATGCGCCGGAAGGCGAGCGGGTCCGCGTCATCATCGGTCCCTTTGCGCCTAACGAAGTCGCAGGTGCCGAAGCCCGACTGGATGCCAGCGGTTACGATCATTTCCGCCTCCGCTAAACACAGAGATGAGAATGGCCTTTCTATGAAAAAAGAGCGAGCTCTGACCATCCCCTCGGCCACCGTCAGCCGCTTGGTCACCTATCTGCGGATTCTTGAGGAGCTGGAGCTGGCGGGAGAACCCAGAACCAGTTCCAGTGACCTGGCCGAACGTGCCCAGGTCACTGCTTTTCAGGTTCGTAAGGATTTGGCCTACTTTGGCCGTTTCGGGAAACGCGGGATGGGCTACTCCGTCGCCTTGCTCAAGCGGGAAATTATTGACGCCCTGGGGCTGAACCTCCACTGGCCGGTCATCGTGGTCGGCATGGGCCGCTTAGGTCACGCCATTGCCAACTTCCCGGTTGCTGCCGAATACCAGTTCGAGTACGTTGGTTTATTTGATGTCGACCCACAGGTGGTCGGAACGTCTATCGGCAATCTTCCCATCCTTCATATGAGTCAGCTTCCTTCCTTCGTCCATGAACGTGGCGTGAAAATGGCTTTCCTCACCGTGCCTCCTGAACGTGCACAGGCTACCGCTGAAAAGCTCGTCCAGGCCGGGATTACCAGCATTCTCAACTTTGCACCCATCGTCCTCAGGCCCCCACTCAGTGAAAATGAAAAAGATGTTGGTAAGACAAAGACCTGGCATAATGTGACTGTCGAGAATGTTGACTTTTTAGCGGGCATGAAGCGCCTTGCGTACTACACGCATGATCCGAAGTCACCCGCCGTGGAGGAAGTATGAGAAAAGCAAGTATGTTCCTGGTCCTCGCTCTGGGATTGACCGCTTGTAACCCTGATGGGATGGCCTTTGGGGCACAAACTCAGGTGGTGCCTGGCCTCGCCACAGCAGGCTTAATAGATCTAACGCAGGAATACGGCAAAGAAACGGGCACTTACCTCGGATACCGCTCTGAAATCACTCAACCCACGCTAAAGTTCAGC
The sequence above is a segment of the Deinococcus radiophilus genome. Coding sequences within it:
- a CDS encoding redox-sensing transcriptional repressor Rex — encoded protein: MKKERALTIPSATVSRLVTYLRILEELELAGEPRTSSSDLAERAQVTAFQVRKDLAYFGRFGKRGMGYSVALLKREIIDALGLNLHWPVIVVGMGRLGHAIANFPVAAEYQFEYVGLFDVDPQVVGTSIGNLPILHMSQLPSFVHERGVKMAFLTVPPERAQATAEKLVQAGITSILNFAPIVLRPPLSENEKDVGKTKTWHNVTVENVDFLAGMKRLAYYTHDPKSPAVEEV
- a CDS encoding Sir2 family NAD-dependent protein deacetylase gives rise to the protein MDLAAARQVLQSAAHVAVLTGAGVSAASGIPTFREAQSGHWARFRPEDLASPQAYAHDPDTVWAWYAGRYRDVSAAQPNGGHTWLAELERRKGAGFFLATQNVDGLHARAGSGSLGGRLVELHGNLSQARDEVTGIIHSLPAPADLILPPRSPAGHRMRPHVVWFGEFLPEDALAAAEQAFAEAEVALIIGTSSVVYPAAGLALETLRGGGRVIEINPEATELTPAASLSLRMGAEEGLAALLEGVDELS
- a CDS encoding SPOR domain-containing protein, which produces MSRLQGRSRWPDILIGLVVLGLLIGFATLLFGQNRAETTTAVTQVETAPAIPAAPGTATTTTTQTTETTTTSDEAGEESGVEGEEEDGEPSVTQAPEVTEPEQPDVEITPAPAQTEAAPTITDPEPATSTEPSTETTPAPAASAAVTPRPGGAVPTSASRVPNRNEYRISLGGFGTSAQAVQRTAQVAALGYTVYSIDLGDQVVAQVGPFENSAAAQRALADIQRAYPGAALFAPRPGATAPAPTPDAPAPGTPTTSAPTPAPAPRAPAAAPVPTPRPSTSAPTPTPQPATPAPAPAQPAPRPATPAPTPAAPAPTQSTPAPAQSTPAQPAPTPATPAPAAATGPVYLQVGAFDDADRAQQLVSDLQGQGFNPSVNAPEGERVRVIIGPFAPNEVAGAEARLDASGYDHFRLR
- a CDS encoding tetratricopeptide repeat protein, producing the protein MKISYLTLALGWSAALLGSGSAQTLIDTSAAIGVNNTLQSISGPGTNIVPQVQERLNGIMEGQQAAQAGVLAPAAVSATGTPAVQPEYLPLTGEQRTALQGAYTALEQGGAGAARSAFEALISQNYRHPEAHFGLALALLAQGQTEAARFELGQLVQLAPNRFEGPYNLGVLAVQAADYTAARGYFEQAAQLAKTTGNEDVQLYVLDALASEQARAQDWAGLRATLGEMVTLAPGDAELQLRLAQAQALLGEGVAALPGAYQALGSAQTQVSAALLLADIYLAQGLPERGLGEVDRVLATTTDPASRAPLLLRRAALLGVVGQLDEAVTAAAQGVRLNNKDAGAWALLGNLRSRAGQTQQALQAYREAALLEPRSAAYRTELATLRLRLNRYAEARRDAELALNLEPDAVSRARAELVLGLLDYRSDRYASAANLLRASASSLPTAETWLWLGLSEYQLGNYTAAAEALGQSVSLDPAPLARLNLGSALLASGRAAEAEVILQALVTETPGNAQAWYVLGLAQREQGRAADARRTLGTAAELGSAAARGALE
- a CDS encoding DUF512 domain-containing protein is translated as MTAQTLPVPDTEIFPARIKSLEPYGPAEKAGIQPGDMLLRMNGQAVTDVLAYRRILTEGDVELEIGRPAALQPVPFGMPGIGKDKTWRPVGQPPLPEFDQVFTFTVSWEDPGIEFEDVLFDGIKKCANKCDFCYIHQMPRGFRKSLYIMDDDYRLSFLFGSFVTMTNLTEADIGRILNENLSPLYVSVHTTNQELRQDIMNWWKLKVKDEQAVDVKGMIERLSGIDLYTQVVLLPERNDGDELDATVEYLASRPNVISTAVVPIGLTGHRKNLPDVRTFRADEARDTIRRLNVWRRRFLEEKGTRFVFPSDEFYLLAGEPLPSEEEYEGFPMLENGVGMVRDFLTEGLPQDLPRELPQPMKVILATGSLFAPTLDLAVEPLRQIAGLDLEVRSIPNVTFGDVTSVAGLLTGRCFRHGVTPGEADLLLVPPTTLRYGTELMLDDLSLTELRADLKMDIRPGGATLGELARVILEGALSSGPQWGVSAHAVKEERGRA